TTACAGGCCTGAGACCTGAATTCCATAGTCCGTTGATGGCTGTACTTTTTTAACCATGTGGACGATATGAAAACGGATACGCACAGAGATCAGATCGTAAAGATCTTTTATGCCGCGCTTCAGTCGGCCGATCCTTACAAGGCGGTTGCCCTTCACGCAGACACGATATATTCTCTTTACGAAAATAAAAACTGCAGCAGGCTCTATGTCATCGGTTTCGGCAAAGCGGCAATCCCGATGGCAAGGGCAGCGGCAGAGAAGACCGGCGAGATTATCAGCGGCGGGATAGCCATTACCACATAC
This portion of the Syntrophorhabdaceae bacterium genome encodes:
- a CDS encoding DUF4147 domain-containing protein, which gives rise to MKTDTHRDQIVKIFYAALQSADPYKAVALHADTIYSLYENKNCSRLYVIGFGKAAIPMARAAAEKTGEIISGGIAITTYGQIKQADTIDTIKIYEAGHPLPDANGVRATAEIEKLVRNLDDQTLVVCLISGGGSALLVS